A DNA window from Streptomyces sp. CA-278952 contains the following coding sequences:
- the recA gene encoding recombinase RecA, whose amino-acid sequence MAGTDQEKALDTALAQIERKFGKGAVMRLGERPNEPIEVIPTGSTALDVALGVGGLPRGRVVEVYGPESSGKTTLTLHAVANAQKLGGSVAFIDAEHALDPEYAKKLGVDIDNLILSQPDNGEQALEIVDILVRSGAIDLIVIDSVAALVPRAEIEGEMGDSHMGLQARLMSQALRKITGALSQSKTTAIFINQLREKIGVMFGSPETTTGGRALKFYASVRLDIRRIETLKDGTDAVGNRTRVKVVKNKVAPPFKQAEFDILYGQGISREGGLIDMGVDHGFVRKAGAWYTYEGDQLGQGKENARNFLKDNPDLANEIEKKILEKLGIGVAVATAVPEDASTAPAPDVARVSSENAA is encoded by the coding sequence ATGGCAGGAACCGACCAAGAGAAGGCTCTGGACACCGCACTCGCACAGATCGAGCGGAAATTCGGCAAGGGGGCGGTGATGCGCCTGGGTGAGCGGCCGAACGAGCCCATCGAGGTCATCCCCACGGGATCGACCGCTCTCGACGTCGCTCTCGGTGTCGGCGGTCTGCCGCGTGGCCGTGTGGTGGAGGTGTACGGGCCGGAGTCCTCCGGCAAGACGACGTTGACGCTGCACGCGGTGGCGAACGCGCAGAAGCTCGGCGGCTCGGTGGCGTTCATCGACGCCGAGCACGCGCTGGACCCGGAGTACGCGAAGAAGCTCGGCGTCGACATCGACAACCTCATCCTGTCCCAGCCGGACAACGGTGAGCAGGCGCTGGAGATCGTCGACATCCTGGTCCGATCCGGCGCGATCGACCTGATCGTCATCGACTCCGTGGCGGCCCTGGTGCCCCGTGCGGAGATCGAGGGCGAGATGGGCGACTCGCACATGGGTCTCCAGGCGCGTCTGATGAGCCAGGCCCTCCGCAAGATCACCGGTGCGCTCAGCCAGTCCAAGACCACCGCGATCTTCATCAACCAGCTCCGCGAGAAGATCGGCGTGATGTTCGGCTCCCCGGAGACCACCACCGGTGGCCGGGCGCTGAAGTTCTACGCCTCGGTGCGCCTGGACATCCGCCGGATCGAGACGCTCAAGGACGGCACCGACGCCGTCGGCAACCGCACCCGCGTCAAGGTCGTCAAGAACAAGGTCGCTCCGCCGTTCAAGCAGGCGGAGTTCGACATCCTCTACGGCCAGGGGATCAGCCGCGAGGGCGGTCTGATCGACATGGGTGTGGACCACGGCTTCGTCCGCAAGGCCGGCGCCTGGTACACGTACGAGGGCGATCAGCTCGGCCAGGGCAAGGAGAACGCCCGCAACTTCCTCAAGGACAACCCCGACCTCGCCAACGAGATCGAGAAGAAGATCCTGGAGAAGCTCGGAATCGGGGTAGCGGTGGCGACTGCGGTCCCCGAGGACGCGAGCACCGCCCCGGCCCCCGATGTCGCCCGGGTCTCGTCGGAAAACGCCGCCTGA
- a CDS encoding L,D-transpeptidase: protein MSPARPRIRRSVPAGRRARLALTGPAALLAAALTACAGDPSGSAEVGGDAKAPDTSVSVNLKGRAAAPGGPVKVTLAHGKLKAVSVTAGKGGALAGKISADGRSWTSDRVAAPGTAYTVEAKDADGGSDRATFATAEAEKVNKLLLAPGKNTTVGIAQPLSVVFDHPVKDKAAVERALKVSTSNDTEGSWGWLQDYSGKDRVDWRPREYWKPGTKVTLDAQLNGVDTGADGGWFVRDYTTTFTIGAAQVVKVDLDRSRLALHRDGKQVLDIPMSAGTPGGEKASWRGTAVLMSKEGTINMRSETVGLGDAYDKMVDYSMRLTWSGMYVHAAPWNAGVFGQANRSSGCVGMSDADAAALYGQVRVGDPFEMTGTQAKGTVAEGNGYGAWNLSWEDWAAKSALR, encoded by the coding sequence GTGAGTCCCGCACGTCCGCGCATCCGTCGTTCCGTCCCGGCCGGCCGGAGGGCCCGGCTCGCCCTCACCGGGCCGGCGGCCCTGCTCGCCGCCGCGCTCACCGCGTGCGCGGGAGACCCCTCGGGCTCCGCCGAGGTGGGCGGGGACGCCAAGGCGCCCGACACCAGCGTCTCGGTGAACCTCAAGGGCAGGGCGGCGGCCCCGGGCGGACCGGTGAAGGTGACGCTGGCTCACGGAAAGCTGAAGGCGGTGTCGGTGACGGCGGGCAAGGGCGGCGCGCTGGCCGGGAAGATATCCGCCGACGGCCGGAGCTGGACGTCCGATCGGGTCGCCGCACCCGGCACCGCGTACACGGTCGAGGCCAAGGACGCGGACGGCGGCAGCGACCGGGCCACGTTCGCCACCGCCGAGGCCGAGAAGGTCAACAAGCTGCTTCTCGCACCGGGGAAGAACACGACCGTGGGCATAGCCCAGCCACTGTCCGTCGTCTTCGACCACCCCGTGAAGGACAAGGCGGCCGTCGAGAGGGCCCTGAAGGTCTCCACGTCCAACGACACCGAGGGCTCCTGGGGCTGGCTCCAGGACTACTCGGGCAAGGACCGCGTCGACTGGCGGCCCAGGGAGTACTGGAAGCCCGGCACAAAGGTCACCCTGGACGCCCAGCTGAACGGGGTCGACACGGGTGCGGACGGCGGCTGGTTCGTCCGCGACTACACGACGACGTTCACGATCGGCGCGGCCCAGGTGGTCAAGGTCGACCTCGACCGGTCCCGGCTCGCCCTGCACCGGGACGGGAAGCAAGTCCTGGACATCCCGATGTCGGCGGGCACCCCGGGCGGCGAGAAGGCCTCCTGGCGGGGCACCGCGGTGCTGATGTCGAAGGAGGGCACGATCAACATGCGCTCCGAGACGGTGGGCCTCGGCGACGCCTACGACAAGATGGTCGACTACTCGATGCGGCTGACCTGGTCCGGGATGTACGTGCACGCGGCCCCGTGGAACGCGGGCGTTTTCGGCCAGGCCAACCGGAGTTCGGGCTGCGTCGGGATGAGCGACGCGGACGCCGCGGCCCTGTACGGACAGGTGCGGGTGGGCGACCCGTTCGAGATGACCGGCACGCAGGCCAAGGGCACGGTCGCCGAGGGCAACGGGTACGGCGCGTGGAACCTCTCGTGGGAGGACTGGGCGGCGAAGAGCGCCCTGAGGTGA
- a CDS encoding ABC transporter ATP-binding protein: MITLRELTKRYGDTVAVDGLTLDVKGGLVTGFLGPNGAGKSTTMRMILGLDRPSEGEALIGGRPYSSMRHPIREVGALLDAKALHPARSARGHLVAQARSNGIPPRRVDEVLEMVGLAKVARRSAGTFSLGMYQRLGVAGALLGDPQVFIFDEPVNGLDPDGVRWVRELVRSLAAEGRTVFLSSHLMSEMQLTADQLVIIGRGKLLADTPMADLLAGSALSSVRVRTPDAADLRTLIDHLLKDGDVNVESPAADELVVRGRSAEQVGDLAHRLGLRLHELRSVSASLEQVYMELTAQSVEYGTGDTVLGGTGDTVPGGTGAARTRGAAA, translated from the coding sequence GTGATCACCCTTCGAGAACTGACCAAGCGGTACGGGGATACCGTCGCCGTTGACGGTCTGACACTGGACGTCAAGGGTGGTCTGGTGACCGGCTTCCTCGGTCCCAACGGTGCCGGCAAGTCGACCACGATGCGCATGATCCTCGGCCTGGACCGCCCCTCCGAGGGTGAGGCGCTCATCGGGGGAAGGCCGTACTCCTCGATGCGTCACCCGATCCGCGAGGTCGGCGCGCTTCTCGACGCCAAGGCCCTGCACCCGGCTCGCTCCGCGCGCGGCCACCTGGTTGCGCAGGCGCGCAGCAACGGCATCCCGCCGCGCCGGGTGGACGAGGTGCTGGAGATGGTCGGTCTGGCGAAGGTGGCGCGGCGGTCCGCCGGGACGTTCTCCCTCGGTATGTACCAGCGGCTGGGCGTGGCGGGCGCGCTGCTGGGCGACCCGCAGGTGTTCATTTTCGACGAACCGGTCAACGGCCTTGACCCCGACGGTGTCCGCTGGGTGCGGGAGCTCGTGCGGTCCCTGGCCGCGGAGGGGCGGACGGTCTTCCTGTCCAGTCACCTGATGAGCGAGATGCAGCTGACCGCCGACCAGTTGGTCATCATCGGACGGGGGAAGCTGTTGGCCGACACACCGATGGCCGACCTGCTGGCCGGCAGCGCGCTGTCGTCGGTGCGGGTGCGCACGCCCGACGCGGCGGACCTGCGTACGTTGATCGACCATCTCCTGAAGGACGGCGACGTGAACGTGGAGTCGCCCGCGGCGGACGAGCTCGTCGTGAGGGGCCGCAGCGCCGAGCAGGTGGGGGATCTGGCTCACCGGCTGGGACTGCGGCTGCACGAACTGCGGTCCGTCTCCGCGTCGCTGGAACAGGTCTACATGGAACTGACCGCGCAGAGCGTGGAGTACGGAACGGGCGACACGGTGCTCGGTGGCACGGGCGACACGGTGCCCGGTGGCACGGGCGCCGCGCGGACGCGGGGGGCGGCAGCATGA
- a CDS encoding response regulator — protein sequence MLIADDEAMIRAGVRAILARDPHVEVVAEASDGHEAVALTRVHRPDVVLLDIRMPGLDGLTAAARLHRESAAVGVIMLTTFGQDEYVTRALEGGADGFLLKADDPRELLNGVRAVGAGGAYLSPRVAGRVIAGMRAHRAAHPHRSLERLTERERKVLAGLGTGLTNAEIASRLHLVEGTVKAHVSAVLAKLGARNRVEAAISAYEAGLVPPGRH from the coding sequence GTGCTGATCGCCGACGACGAAGCGATGATCCGGGCGGGCGTCCGGGCCATCCTCGCCAGGGACCCGCACGTCGAGGTGGTCGCCGAGGCGAGCGACGGGCACGAGGCCGTCGCACTCACGCGCGTGCACCGGCCGGACGTGGTCCTGCTGGACATCCGGATGCCCGGACTGGACGGGCTCACGGCAGCGGCGCGGCTCCACCGGGAGTCAGCGGCGGTGGGTGTGATCATGCTGACGACCTTCGGCCAGGACGAGTACGTGACCCGAGCGCTGGAAGGGGGCGCCGACGGTTTCCTGCTGAAGGCGGACGACCCGAGAGAACTCCTCAACGGGGTACGGGCGGTGGGAGCCGGCGGGGCCTACCTGTCCCCGCGGGTCGCCGGCCGGGTCATCGCCGGAATGCGCGCACACCGGGCGGCACACCCTCACCGCTCACTGGAGCGGCTCACGGAACGGGAGCGCAAGGTGTTGGCCGGACTCGGGACGGGCCTGACCAACGCCGAGATCGCGAGCCGGCTGCACCTCGTCGAGGGCACGGTGAAGGCACACGTCAGCGCGGTACTCGCGAAGCTGGGCGCCCGTAACCGGGTGGAAGCGGCCATCTCCGCGTACGAGGCCGGCCTGGTCCCACCCGGTCGTCACTGA